GGTATAAGGGTTATTGGCGGATATATTTTTATAGTGAAAATAGCGGTGCTGTTTGGCGATATGCTGTGTTTTTTGATGAGCGACGTAGAAGCACTTTTAGTGGTAATCCAAATTCGTTAGATAAAGTAGCAAATGACCCAAGTAATGCTCAAAAGAAACTAATATCTGGCTTTCAAAAGCAAAATTATGATGATAAAAAGCTAAATAAAAAGCTAAATTTGACAAAAACATATGGCATAAATAGCGTTAAACTGACAAATTGCGGACAGCGATCTACTAGTATAGCTTTCGACAACCTTGGCAGACCTCATTCCGCCATGCAAAATGCACTTAGAGCAACGGATAAAATGTTAAGCAAGGATTGTGTTATAACATTATTTGATAAAAATGGAAACCAA
This portion of the Campylobacter anatolicus genome encodes:
- a CDS encoding pilus assembly FimT family protein translates to MRRAFTFIEIVFVLVIISILSAIFAPKMKSNSLKLATEQIVSHIRYTQHLAVSDDKFSLSEDEWYKGYWRIYFYSENSGAVWRYAVFFDERRRSTFSGNPNSLDKVANDPSNAQKKLISGFQKQNYDDKKLNKKLNLTKTYGINSVKLTNCGQRSTSIAFDNLGRPHSAMQNALRATDKMLSKDCVITLFDKNGNQAKITILKETGFVKYQIL